The following proteins come from a genomic window of Acetivibrio cellulolyticus CD2:
- a CDS encoding HAMP domain-containing protein, which produces MAIVLSCFTHTASTKLITDSLGIKARNMAKIVAENIEIDELQKVAECTLNMKNQQGEQKKILGMPEYQNLRQTLCEFKRVYGLKFLYIMTKSKYGETIYIVDGFPLGYNGPDVSMPGDIEVNKYKLLEMTFKEEKTFIGELSHDDEWGANVASYVPLFNRKGDLIGVLGIDMEAQDIYDLIAKNRVETIIFTIIIVIIALVISWISSRILTKQLKKFTNKVKKIREGDFSVKFDIEATNEFGELETAFDELVSIFNDGNISLYRSLMDISKSHKVEELEQKIIDNIKNIVPIENVKILEFDGKRFITEIDESNFHYQEAVDTLSGNIQNLKVGDMIHIDKIYLTIIGNMDENYHLLLIDPQSVQLSQRDRLSIRLLSRYTAIFYENLSLIEELSDKLMNLQNEGNTPKWISKVFLQISEKERKRLASDLHDEVLQDIIKMKRDVSNLLGNAFMFKDDILKQIKKHELELDNVIVLIRETCNELLPTFLSEKSSGKMSIPNWK; this is translated from the coding sequence TTGGCAATAGTATTGAGTTGTTTTACACATACAGCATCAACTAAGTTGATAACTGATTCTTTAGGGATAAAAGCCAGAAACATGGCAAAAATCGTTGCAGAAAATATTGAAATTGATGAACTGCAAAAGGTAGCTGAATGTACCCTTAATATGAAAAATCAACAGGGTGAACAGAAGAAAATACTTGGCATGCCTGAGTATCAAAACTTGAGGCAGACTTTATGTGAGTTTAAAAGGGTATACGGGCTGAAGTTTTTATATATAATGACAAAATCAAAATATGGTGAAACTATATATATTGTTGATGGATTCCCATTAGGCTATAACGGGCCTGATGTTTCAATGCCGGGAGACATTGAGGTTAATAAATATAAGTTGCTTGAAATGACTTTCAAAGAAGAAAAGACCTTTATCGGGGAGCTTTCACACGATGATGAATGGGGTGCAAATGTTGCTTCCTACGTACCTCTTTTCAATCGGAAAGGCGATTTGATTGGGGTACTTGGTATTGATATGGAAGCGCAGGATATCTATGATCTTATAGCAAAAAACAGGGTTGAGACTATTATTTTTACTATTATTATAGTTATTATTGCGTTGGTAATCTCATGGATATCCAGCAGGATATTGACCAAGCAATTAAAAAAGTTTACCAATAAGGTAAAGAAAATCCGGGAAGGGGATTTTTCAGTTAAGTTCGATATTGAAGCAACCAATGAATTTGGTGAATTGGAGACTGCCTTTGACGAGCTGGTAAGTATATTTAACGATGGCAATATAAGTTTGTACAGGAGTCTCATGGATATCTCAAAATCGCATAAAGTGGAAGAACTAGAGCAGAAAATTATTGATAACATTAAGAATATAGTCCCTATTGAAAATGTTAAAATCCTGGAGTTTGACGGAAAACGGTTTATAACAGAGATTGATGAATCAAACTTTCATTACCAGGAGGCAGTAGATACTTTATCGGGAAATATTCAGAATCTTAAAGTAGGAGATATGATTCATATTGACAAAATATATCTGACGATAATCGGAAATATGGATGAAAATTACCATTTGCTGTTGATTGACCCTCAAAGCGTGCAACTCAGTCAGCGGGACAGACTGTCAATCAGGCTGCTGTCAAGGTATACTGCTATCTTTTATGAGAATTTATCTCTAATTGAAGAATTGTCAGACAAGTTAATGAATTTACAGAATGAAGGCAACACACCTAAATGGATAAGCAAAGTTTTCCTGCAAATATCGGAAAAAGAAAGAAAAAGGTTGGCTTCTGATTTGCATGATGAAGTATTGCAGGATATTATCAAAATGAAGAGGGATGTTAGTAATCTGCTAGGTAATGCCTTTATGTTCAAGGATGATATTTTGAAACAAATTAAAAAACACGAACTAGAGCTTGATAATGTAATAGTATTAATCCGCGAAACCTGTAATGAGCTTCTGCCAACTTTCCTCTCCGAAAAGTCCAGCGGTAAAATGTCAATACCAAATTGGAAATAA
- a CDS encoding TetR/AcrR family transcriptional regulator C-terminal domain-containing protein has protein sequence MKMSKPELTKQLIAQTLKKLMVSIPLDKISVQDIVKACGLNRKTFYYHFQDKQDLVCWIFDTEFAALTDLNNDNSVFDELVEHLYNNRDFYVVALSSEVQNNLNEHFFKIIYDSNMMKIKEVLGTRKLAQDEINLIADFFSNAIVGSITQWAKDGMRSFPYQYSAKLYPITEECIKFIIERYIEK, from the coding sequence ATGAAAATGTCAAAACCGGAACTTACAAAACAATTAATTGCGCAAACATTAAAGAAACTTATGGTAAGTATTCCATTAGATAAAATAAGTGTTCAAGATATTGTAAAAGCGTGCGGGCTAAATCGGAAAACATTTTATTACCATTTTCAAGACAAGCAGGATCTTGTTTGCTGGATTTTTGATACTGAATTTGCGGCTCTTACAGACTTGAATAATGATAATTCAGTTTTTGATGAGCTTGTTGAGCATTTATATAATAATAGAGATTTCTATGTTGTAGCTCTTTCTTCAGAGGTCCAGAACAACCTTAATGAACATTTTTTTAAGATTATTTACGATTCTAATATGATGAAAATTAAAGAAGTACTTGGAACGCGCAAATTAGCCCAGGACGAAATAAACCTGATCGCAGACTTTTTTTCCAACGCAATTGTTGGGAGCATAACACAATGGGCAAAAGATGGTATGAGATCTTTTCCATATCAATATAGTGCAAAGCTTTATCCCATTACCGAAGAATGTATAAAGTTCATTATTGAAAGATATATTGAAAAATAG
- a CDS encoding HAD-IC family P-type ATPase, whose protein sequence is MKHYFEEIEAVFKSQETSKNGIDSSKAQERLEKYGRNKLDEGKKKSVLVKFLEQLKDPMIIVLIAAAVVSGALGEIADAVIIMIVVVVNSILGVVQEGKAEKAIEALQKMSSPFTKVRRNGQVMQVKSDEIVPGDVILLEAGDSIPADMRIIEASSFKIEEASLTGESVPSEKTDLVIPANDKDIPLGDRVNMAYMGTNVVYGRGEGV, encoded by the coding sequence ATGAAACATTATTTTGAGGAAATTGAAGCAGTTTTTAAATCGCAGGAAACTTCAAAAAACGGTATCGATTCGTCGAAAGCACAAGAACGGCTTGAGAAATACGGAAGAAATAAGCTTGATGAAGGAAAAAAGAAATCTGTATTAGTAAAATTTTTGGAGCAATTAAAAGACCCTATGATCATTGTACTTATTGCAGCAGCAGTTGTCTCGGGTGCACTCGGAGAAATAGCAGATGCAGTTATTATAATGATAGTTGTTGTGGTAAATTCAATTTTGGGCGTTGTGCAGGAAGGAAAAGCCGAAAAGGCTATTGAAGCGCTGCAGAAGATGTCGTCTCCATTTACTAAAGTCAGAAGAAACGGTCAGGTTATGCAAGTAAAATCAGATGAAATCGTACCAGGGGACGTTATTCTTTTAGAGGCAGGTGATTCTATTCCTGCTGATATGAGAATAATTGAAGCATCGAGTTTTAAAATTGAGGAAGCATCCCTTACAGGAGAATCCGTACCTTCTGAGAAAACTGATCTTGTTATCCCTGCAAATGATAAGGATATTCCGCTTGGCGACCGTGTCAACATGGCTTATATGGGCACCAATGTAGTTTACGGCCGTGGCGAAGGGGT
- a CDS encoding calcium-translocating P-type ATPase, PMCA-type: MKHYFEEIEAVFKSQETSKNGIDSSKAQERLEKYGRNKLDEGKKKSVLVKFLEQLKDPMIIVLIAAAVVSGALGEIADAVIIMIVVVVNSILGVVQEGKAEKAIEALQKMSSPFTKVRRNGQVMQVKSDEIVPGDVILLEAGDSIPADMRIIEASSFKIEEASLTGESVPSEKTDLVIPANDKDIPLGDRVNMAYMGTNVVYGRGEGVVVATGMSTEMGKIANIISNAGDEKTPLQQKLSSLSKVLSVGVLGICVFIFAFGVFRGGEVFDTFLMAISLAVAAIPEGLVAVVTVVLSIGVTKMSKRNSIIRKLTAVETLGCTQVICSDKTGTLTQNKMTVVESYTLGNPEQLAISMALCNDASLTGKGDEVIGEPTESALVRYAYKEGQNKTDLVKNMPRVAEAPFDSVRKMMSTVHKEPNGKFIQYTKGAPDELLKACTHILTKDGAIPLTDAHKSAIMAENKKMANKALRVLASALKQTDSIPEKISPESLEKNLTFIGLTGMIDPIRPEVKVAIEKCRQAGIRPIMITGDHIDTAVAIAKELGIITNANQAITGAELSEIPDHEFEKKIHNYSVYARVQPEHKVRIVTAWKKQGKVTAMTGDGVNDAPALKSADIGIGMGITGTDVTKNVSDMVLADDNFASIVYAVEEGRRIYDNIRKAIQFLLSSNLSEVIALFIATVMNFKLFSPIHVLWINLITDTLPAISLGMEEAENDVMMKPPRSTKEGIFSNGLGFSVIYQGVAIAALTLISFFIGNKVSNVTGMTMAFMTMTTCEVFQALNLRSMTKSIFALKTRNKYLFGAMILSFVLSLCVIYIPGLNTIFKLTPLSGIDLFASIALAVAIIPIVELVKLITRSIKK; the protein is encoded by the coding sequence ATGAAACATTATTTTGAGGAAATTGAAGCAGTTTTTAAATCGCAGGAAACTTCAAAAAACGGTATCGATTCGTCGAAAGCACAAGAACGGCTTGAGAAATACGGAAGAAATAAGCTTGATGAAGGAAAAAAGAAATCTGTATTAGTAAAATTTTTGGAGCAATTAAAAGACCCTATGATCATTGTACTTATTGCAGCAGCAGTTGTCTCGGGTGCACTCGGAGAAATAGCAGATGCAGTTATTATAATGATAGTTGTTGTGGTAAATTCAATTTTGGGCGTTGTGCAGGAAGGAAAAGCCGAAAAGGCTATTGAAGCGCTGCAGAAGATGTCGTCTCCATTTACTAAAGTCAGAAGAAACGGTCAGGTTATGCAAGTAAAATCAGATGAAATCGTACCAGGGGACGTTATTCTTTTAGAGGCAGGTGATTCTATTCCTGCTGATATGAGAATAATTGAAGCATCGAGTTTTAAAATTGAGGAAGCATCCCTTACAGGAGAATCCGTACCTTCTGAGAAAACTGATCTTGTTATCCCTGCAAATGATAAGGATATTCCGCTTGGCGACCGTGTCAACATGGCTTATATGGGCACCAATGTAGTTTACGGCCGTGGCGAAGGGGTTGTAGTTGCTACTGGTATGTCGACAGAAATGGGCAAAATAGCAAATATTATTTCCAATGCAGGAGATGAAAAAACTCCTCTGCAGCAAAAGCTGTCTTCATTAAGTAAAGTATTGAGTGTAGGAGTACTTGGAATCTGTGTATTCATATTTGCTTTTGGAGTATTTAGAGGCGGAGAAGTGTTTGATACCTTTTTGATGGCAATAAGCCTTGCAGTAGCTGCAATTCCTGAAGGATTGGTAGCAGTCGTTACAGTTGTTCTGTCAATTGGTGTTACAAAAATGTCCAAACGCAATTCCATCATCAGAAAACTTACAGCTGTTGAAACTTTAGGATGTACACAGGTAATATGTTCTGATAAAACGGGTACCTTGACTCAGAATAAGATGACAGTTGTTGAATCTTATACCCTTGGTAATCCTGAGCAACTTGCAATATCTATGGCTCTGTGTAATGATGCTTCTCTTACTGGGAAAGGCGATGAAGTTATCGGAGAGCCTACAGAAAGTGCACTTGTACGGTATGCTTACAAGGAAGGACAGAACAAAACTGATCTTGTAAAAAATATGCCTCGTGTTGCAGAAGCACCTTTTGATTCTGTCCGTAAGATGATGTCAACAGTCCATAAGGAGCCTAACGGTAAATTTATTCAATATACCAAAGGAGCACCAGACGAACTTTTAAAAGCCTGTACGCATATTCTCACTAAAGATGGTGCTATACCTTTAACTGATGCTCATAAATCAGCTATTATGGCAGAAAACAAAAAAATGGCAAACAAGGCTCTACGTGTATTGGCATCAGCTTTGAAACAAACAGATTCCATACCGGAAAAAATCTCCCCCGAAAGCCTTGAGAAAAACTTAACATTTATAGGGCTAACAGGGATGATTGACCCTATACGTCCTGAAGTTAAAGTGGCTATTGAAAAATGTCGTCAAGCGGGAATACGTCCAATAATGATTACTGGTGATCACATAGACACTGCTGTTGCCATTGCAAAAGAATTAGGTATTATAACCAATGCAAACCAGGCTATTACTGGAGCAGAATTGTCCGAGATACCGGATCATGAATTTGAAAAGAAAATTCATAATTACTCGGTATACGCCCGTGTACAGCCAGAGCACAAGGTGCGTATAGTTACAGCATGGAAAAAGCAAGGCAAGGTTACTGCCATGACTGGTGACGGGGTTAATGATGCGCCTGCTCTTAAATCTGCAGATATAGGTATTGGTATGGGAATTACAGGAACAGACGTTACTAAGAACGTATCTGATATGGTACTGGCTGACGATAATTTTGCATCTATTGTTTATGCTGTTGAGGAAGGGCGCAGAATATATGATAATATCCGCAAGGCAATACAATTCCTCCTATCCTCAAACTTAAGCGAAGTTATTGCCCTGTTTATAGCAACAGTAATGAATTTCAAGCTGTTTTCACCGATACATGTTTTATGGATAAACCTTATTACTGATACACTTCCGGCTATCTCACTAGGTATGGAAGAAGCGGAAAATGACGTCATGATGAAGCCTCCGCGCAGTACGAAAGAAGGAATATTTTCAAACGGACTTGGTTTTAGTGTTATTTATCAGGGTGTTGCCATTGCAGCTTTGACTTTAATATCTTTCTTTATTGGCAACAAAGTTTCAAATGTTACAGGAATGACAATGGCGTTTATGACAATGACCACCTGTGAAGTTTTTCAAGCACTGAATCTAAGGTCAATGACAAAATCTATTTTCGCACTAAAAACCCGAAACAAATATTTGTTTGGCGCAATGATATTATCCTTTGTATTATCGTTATGTGTAATATATATACCGGGATTAAACACAATCTTCAAGCTTACCCCACTCTCAGGTATTGACTTATTTGCATCAATTGCTTTGGCTGTTGCAATTATCCCGATAGTGGAATTGGTAAAGTTAATAACCCGCTCAATTAAGAAATAG
- the ubiB gene encoding 2-polyprenylphenol 6-hydroxylase, translated as MVISKRVNIKRYQEIITVFAKHGFGLVIDQLGIFEYLKMRKRGTEVESVNSKRSIGERLRISLEELGPTFVKVGQILSTRADIVPHGIVEELKKLQNSVQPFSFNEVKTLIESEFEDVLENIYMEFSQVPIASASISQVHYAVLKNGEKVAVKVQRPGIERIISHDLNILKDLAHFVDNHTKFGKIYDFSSMVNDFERTLKNELDFTKEGENADTFRENFTKDEGIKVPEVKWTYTSRRVLTMEYIEGIGIDDHRALEKAGVDKRETAEKIAASICNQILRDGFFHADPHPGNIKVLPDGTIVFLDLGMVGRVSESRRKTISKFFVGVANKDTRMVARAIMELDAMSEKKNIRKFEQDIDIMIDKYLTLPWSRINIGELLYEVFNIAFLNGIRLPREFTLLAKSLATIQSLLEKLAPELNTLEVAKPIAKKLVIQSYSIKNISKTFKKNIYAYKDLIGELPFYIQNLLEKAEDGDLTVQLRIKDIDRVQKRFDRALNRISFSVILLSVSIIITGIIIGSSQNAVEGSEMYLMNLTALKIGLVVAFSIIIGVVISMLRSDRLK; from the coding sequence ATGGTTATAAGTAAGAGAGTCAATATAAAAAGATATCAAGAGATTATAACCGTTTTTGCAAAACACGGTTTTGGGCTTGTAATTGACCAGCTTGGCATTTTTGAATACTTAAAAATGAGAAAACGTGGTACTGAAGTAGAGTCGGTTAATTCTAAGCGCTCAATAGGCGAAAGGCTTAGGATTTCTTTGGAAGAGCTTGGCCCAACTTTTGTAAAAGTCGGGCAGATATTGAGCACACGAGCAGATATTGTTCCTCATGGTATTGTTGAGGAACTGAAAAAGCTGCAGAATTCTGTTCAGCCATTTTCCTTTAACGAAGTGAAAACATTGATTGAAAGTGAATTTGAAGATGTACTTGAAAATATCTATATGGAATTTTCACAGGTACCGATTGCCTCTGCATCTATTTCACAGGTTCATTATGCAGTATTGAAAAATGGAGAAAAGGTTGCAGTAAAGGTCCAAAGGCCTGGAATAGAAAGAATTATAAGCCACGACTTAAATATTCTAAAAGATTTAGCTCATTTCGTTGACAACCACACAAAGTTTGGTAAAATATACGATTTCAGCAGTATGGTAAATGATTTTGAACGCACACTTAAAAATGAATTGGACTTTACCAAAGAAGGTGAAAACGCGGATACCTTCAGGGAAAACTTCACCAAAGATGAAGGCATTAAGGTTCCTGAAGTAAAGTGGACATACACTTCACGTCGTGTCTTAACGATGGAGTACATTGAAGGTATAGGTATAGATGACCATAGAGCACTGGAAAAAGCAGGTGTCGACAAAAGAGAAACAGCTGAAAAGATTGCTGCATCAATATGCAATCAGATATTAAGAGATGGTTTTTTTCATGCAGATCCTCATCCCGGTAATATTAAAGTTTTACCGGATGGTACAATCGTATTTTTGGACTTGGGAATGGTAGGACGCGTAAGTGAATCGCGCAGAAAGACTATTTCAAAGTTCTTTGTAGGTGTTGCCAACAAAGATACCAGAATGGTGGCCAGAGCTATTATGGAGCTTGATGCAATGTCTGAAAAGAAGAATATCAGAAAGTTTGAGCAAGATATAGATATAATGATTGACAAATACCTTACTTTGCCATGGAGCAGGATTAATATAGGGGAACTGCTTTATGAGGTATTTAATATTGCGTTCTTAAACGGAATAAGATTACCTCGTGAGTTTACTTTATTAGCCAAGTCACTTGCAACCATTCAGAGCTTATTAGAAAAACTGGCTCCTGAACTTAATACTCTAGAGGTAGCAAAACCTATCGCTAAAAAATTGGTAATTCAGTCCTATTCAATAAAAAATATAAGCAAAACTTTTAAGAAAAATATCTACGCGTATAAGGATTTGATCGGTGAGCTCCCTTTTTATATTCAGAACCTATTGGAAAAAGCAGAGGATGGAGATTTAACTGTTCAGCTACGTATAAAAGATATTGATAGAGTCCAAAAACGTTTTGACAGAGCTTTAAACAGAATATCCTTCAGTGTGATATTACTTTCAGTAAGTATCATTATTACGGGTATTATTATAGGCTCGAGTCAAAATGCAGTTGAAGGCAGTGAAATGTATCTAATGAATCTCACTGCTCTAAAAATTGGATTAGTAGTAGCATTCTCCATAATTATAGGTGTTGTTATATCAATGCTTAGATCGGACCGTTTAAAGTAA
- a CDS encoding MerR family transcriptional regulator: MFKIGEFARLNRVTVKTLRHYERLKLLTPYKVDNFSGYRYYSAQQIHTLNRILALKDLGFSLTEISELTKNNLSSEEMLGILKSRKSQIQTAINQELARIDKVNSLIKLFEQEGNVMYDVSIKSISSMKVASVRKIIKDYGDQSHLWGELGSHISKYKVNILPGCFVSYHSHEKSEGIDAEVFEIIDHDIPSTDNIKVRDLPPIDMAACVVHKGPYETLNLAYSAIMKWIEDNNYSIIAPEREVYLQGVDSTANPDDYITEIQFPIQKR; this comes from the coding sequence TTGTTTAAGATTGGTGAATTTGCACGACTTAACCGTGTCACGGTAAAAACTCTTCGCCACTATGAAAGATTAAAGTTGTTAACTCCATACAAAGTTGATAATTTTTCGGGATACCGTTATTATTCGGCTCAGCAAATTCATACTCTTAACCGTATACTTGCTTTGAAAGATCTGGGGTTCTCTTTAACAGAGATATCCGAGCTCACTAAAAACAACCTCTCATCCGAAGAAATGCTTGGTATCCTCAAGTCACGCAAAAGTCAGATACAGACAGCTATCAATCAGGAATTGGCTCGAATTGATAAGGTAAACAGTCTAATAAAACTATTTGAACAGGAGGGCAATGTTATGTATGATGTTTCCATAAAGTCAATAAGCAGTATGAAGGTCGCTTCAGTAAGAAAAATAATTAAAGATTATGGTGATCAGTCTCATCTATGGGGAGAACTCGGAAGCCATATAAGTAAATATAAAGTCAATATCCTGCCTGGCTGTTTTGTATCCTACCATAGCCACGAGAAAAGTGAAGGAATTGATGCAGAAGTCTTTGAAATCATTGATCACGACATACCGTCAACAGACAACATAAAGGTTCGAGACTTACCTCCAATTGATATGGCAGCTTGTGTAGTTCACAAAGGTCCATACGAAACTTTGAACCTTGCTTACAGTGCTATCATGAAATGGATTGAAGATAATAATTATAGTATAATCGCACCTGAACGTGAAGTTTATCTTCAGGGTGTTGACAGCACCGCAAATCCAGATGATTATATAACCGAAATACAATTTCCGATACAAAAAAGGTAA
- a CDS encoding carbonic anhydrase: MMKTKFYKFVGIISLAALLTTCAGCSSTASSTVDNTSSKVYARPETVSTFEDAKKLLVEGNQRYISGNVLNDDLSSKKREELVTEGQHPFATIVSCSDSRVPPEIIFDQALGDIFVVRNAGNVIDPVTLGSIEYGAEHLKTPVIVVLGHESCGAVKATVDGGGEAPGNIGNIVDKINISLEKVKSSGVGKDKFYEECENENIKNSLNEIKKSSIIKELEEEKKVVVVGAKYDINTGEVTFSPAE; the protein is encoded by the coding sequence ATGATGAAAACTAAGTTTTACAAATTTGTAGGAATTATATCTTTGGCAGCACTATTAACAACCTGTGCTGGCTGCAGTTCTACTGCTTCATCGACTGTAGATAATACTTCGAGCAAAGTTTACGCAAGGCCTGAAACAGTTTCAACTTTTGAAGACGCCAAGAAATTATTAGTTGAAGGTAATCAAAGGTATATTTCCGGAAACGTATTAAACGATGATTTGAGCAGTAAAAAACGTGAAGAGTTGGTAACCGAAGGACAGCATCCATTTGCTACTATAGTCAGCTGTTCTGATTCCCGTGTCCCGCCGGAAATAATATTTGATCAGGCACTTGGGGATATTTTCGTTGTAAGGAATGCAGGAAATGTTATAGACCCTGTAACCCTTGGAAGTATCGAATATGGTGCTGAACACTTAAAAACGCCGGTTATAGTTGTTTTAGGCCACGAAAGCTGTGGTGCAGTAAAAGCCACAGTAGATGGAGGTGGAGAAGCTCCCGGCAATATTGGAAACATTGTTGACAAGATCAATATCTCACTTGAAAAGGTTAAATCTTCAGGTGTAGGTAAGGATAAATTTTATGAAGAATGTGAAAATGAAAATATTAAAAATTCTTTAAATGAAATTAAAAAAAGCTCTATTATCAAGGAGTTGGAAGAAGAAAAGAAAGTTGTAGTAGTTGGAGCAAAATATGATATCAACACAGGAGAAGTAACATTCAGCCCTGCTGAATAA
- a CDS encoding DUF3788 domain-containing protein, which translates to MKLHELFDADHIPSFEDIRAYIGYAKPIWDELLSYIEQTYKAKPQLDYSKCSAQPGWNLKYKKNSKSLCTLYPMPNYFIALVVVGAKEENEVELAIEAGMFSAYVKELYQNTAFSAMGRWLMIEVKHKETLNDIKGLIEIRVKSK; encoded by the coding sequence ATGAAATTGCATGAATTATTTGATGCAGACCATATCCCTTCTTTTGAAGATATAAGAGCTTATATTGGGTATGCAAAACCTATTTGGGATGAACTGCTTTCATATATTGAGCAAACATATAAGGCTAAACCTCAATTGGACTACAGCAAATGCTCCGCGCAACCGGGTTGGAATTTGAAGTACAAGAAAAACAGCAAGTCTCTATGTACACTATATCCGATGCCAAATTACTTTATCGCTTTGGTTGTAGTAGGAGCAAAGGAAGAGAATGAAGTGGAGTTAGCAATAGAGGCAGGAATGTTTTCAGCCTATGTAAAGGAACTCTATCAAAACACAGCTTTTTCGGCCATGGGAAGATGGCTGATGATAGAGGTCAAACATAAAGAGACTTTAAATGATATAAAGGGTTTAATAGAAATCAGAGTGAAGTCAAAATAA
- a CDS encoding RNA polymerase sigma factor, with translation MSILNSGIDAKIEYINSKSIEDTYLSTNDMINLEALMNTYSTMLLRMASIMLKDLKLAEDAVQETFINFYTSYDNYRGEAGIKTYLCKILINECRQKQRKAWFRRNILTAEPDRSSNSNPDAIESAPVRLSLSGALKKLDTGTREALLLYYYNDLPITEISKILCKPEGTIKSKLKRGRDRLKSILQEDFCNE, from the coding sequence ATGAGCATTTTGAATAGCGGAATAGATGCAAAAATTGAATATATTAATTCAAAGAGCATTGAGGATACATATCTCAGTACAAATGACATGATAAATCTGGAAGCTCTGATGAATACCTACTCTACCATGCTGCTTCGTATGGCCAGCATCATGCTTAAGGACCTTAAACTTGCAGAAGATGCAGTACAAGAAACGTTTATCAATTTTTATACCAGCTATGACAATTACAGAGGTGAGGCCGGAATCAAAACATATCTGTGTAAGATACTGATAAACGAATGTCGACAAAAGCAAAGAAAAGCATGGTTCAGGCGTAATATCCTTACTGCTGAACCGGACAGATCCTCCAATAGCAATCCTGATGCCATTGAGTCCGCACCTGTTCGTCTCAGCCTGTCCGGAGCACTAAAAAAGCTGGACACAGGTACCAGGGAGGCCCTTCTTCTTTATTATTACAATGATTTGCCAATAACAGAAATATCAAAGATACTGTGCAAACCTGAGGGTACAATCAAAAGCAAATTAAAAAGAGGCCGGGACAGGTTGAAAAGTATACTACAGGAGGATTTTTGCAATGAGTAA